A region of Subdoligranulum variabile DNA encodes the following proteins:
- a CDS encoding DUF1700 domain-containing protein, with the protein MKRYAYLSRLEELLADFPQQERRRILQHYEEYFKMEGPDQEEDIAAKLGEPETVAQRIRHERKDLEQSAGIRGKLLLAVSALLLVIVLAVGIGYLSKGWPPATLQIPQTTASVRGERS; encoded by the coding sequence ATGAAACGATACGCTTATCTCAGCCGGCTGGAGGAATTACTGGCGGATTTTCCACAACAGGAGCGGCGGAGGATTTTGCAGCATTATGAAGAGTACTTTAAAATGGAAGGGCCTGATCAGGAAGAAGACATCGCTGCTAAGCTGGGGGAACCGGAAACGGTTGCCCAGCGAATCCGACACGAGCGGAAGGACCTTGAACAGTCAGCAGGAATTCGCGGGAAACTTCTCTTGGCGGTGTCGGCCCTGCTTCTGGTCATTGTGTTGGCTGTCGGTATCGGTTATCTGTCGAAGGGGTGGCCGCCGGCCACCTTGCAGATACCGCAAACCACCGCATCGGTGCGGGGGGAACGCTCCTGA
- a CDS encoding PadR family transcriptional regulator: MAINTGAALLDAIVLAVVAREEHGTYGYKITQEVRQVLDLSESTLYPVLRRLQKDGCLTVRDEAYNGRNRRYYEVTQAGRDRLEAFRAEWDAYTSQINKLFKGEPL; the protein is encoded by the coding sequence ATGGCCATCAATACCGGCGCTGCGCTGCTGGATGCCATTGTGCTGGCGGTCGTTGCGCGGGAAGAACATGGAACTTACGGATACAAAATCACCCAGGAAGTACGGCAGGTGCTGGATCTGTCGGAATCCACGCTGTATCCGGTGCTGCGCCGCCTGCAGAAAGATGGTTGCCTGACAGTGCGGGATGAGGCGTATAACGGCCGCAACCGGCGCTACTACGAAGTGACACAGGCCGGTCGTGACCGGCTGGAAGCGTTCCGCGCAGAATGGGATGCTTACACAAGCCAGATCAACAAATTGTTTAAGGGGGAGCCGTTATGA
- a CDS encoding 2-isopropylmalate synthase: MMDATKYAVGYYPPPVEPGHVFQWTQKDHIEKAPAWCSVDLRDGNQSLIVPMSLEEKLEFYDMLVKIGFKEIEVGFPAASETEYEFLRKLIEENRVPSDVTLQVLTQCRDHIIRKTFEAVKGAPRAIIHFYNSTSVAQREQVFKKSKEEIKQIAVDGAKLVKQLSEEYEGNFLFEYSPESFTGTEPEYAVEVCNAVLDVMQPTPDRPMIINLPVTVEMSMPHVYANQIEWCSNHLKYRDSVILSTHPHNDRGCGVADAELAVLAGAQRVECCLFGNGERTGNVDAITLAMNMYSHGVDPHLDFSDMPAICEVYERVTRMHVYERSPYAGSLVFAAFSGSHQDAIAKGMTWRKEKGEHRWTCPYIPVDPHDIGRTYDADVIRINSQSGKGGIGFLLQQNYGYNPPPKMREDLGYRVKEVSDHEHRELGVKEVLYVFEKTYLNHTNPFNVTEAHFVQNPDHTITANITVSANGKTAACTATGNGRLDAVATAIEQQTGMHFTLVHYSEHALDSDTDSRACSYVGLKWASGEETWGCGTHTDIIVAGIRALVSAINNK, translated from the coding sequence ATGATGGACGCAACCAAGTATGCAGTAGGATATTATCCGCCGCCGGTAGAGCCGGGCCATGTGTTCCAGTGGACGCAGAAGGACCATATTGAAAAGGCACCCGCCTGGTGCAGTGTGGATCTGCGCGACGGAAACCAGAGCCTGATCGTTCCCATGAGTCTGGAGGAAAAGCTGGAATTTTACGATATGCTGGTGAAGATCGGCTTCAAGGAAATCGAAGTCGGGTTCCCGGCCGCCAGCGAGACCGAATATGAATTCCTTCGCAAACTGATCGAGGAGAACCGCGTTCCTTCCGATGTGACGCTGCAGGTGCTGACCCAGTGCCGCGATCATATCATCCGCAAGACCTTTGAGGCGGTCAAGGGCGCGCCCCGGGCCATCATCCATTTCTATAATTCCACCAGCGTGGCCCAGCGGGAACAGGTGTTCAAAAAGTCCAAGGAGGAAATCAAACAGATTGCGGTAGACGGTGCCAAGCTGGTCAAACAGCTCAGCGAAGAGTACGAAGGCAATTTCCTGTTCGAGTACAGCCCCGAGAGTTTCACCGGCACAGAACCGGAGTACGCTGTGGAAGTCTGCAACGCCGTGTTGGATGTCATGCAGCCCACACCCGACCGTCCTATGATCATCAATTTGCCGGTCACGGTAGAGATGAGCATGCCGCACGTGTACGCCAACCAGATCGAATGGTGCTCCAACCATCTCAAATACCGAGACAGTGTCATTCTTTCCACCCATCCCCACAACGACCGCGGCTGCGGCGTGGCGGACGCGGAGCTGGCCGTATTGGCCGGTGCCCAGCGCGTGGAGTGCTGCCTTTTTGGCAACGGCGAGCGTACCGGCAATGTGGATGCCATCACGCTGGCCATGAATATGTACAGCCACGGCGTGGACCCGCACCTGGATTTCAGTGACATGCCGGCCATCTGCGAAGTTTACGAGCGTGTCACCCGCATGCACGTCTACGAGCGCTCTCCTTATGCCGGCAGCCTGGTCTTTGCGGCATTCAGCGGCAGCCATCAGGATGCCATCGCCAAGGGCATGACGTGGCGCAAGGAAAAAGGCGAGCACCGTTGGACCTGCCCCTATATTCCGGTGGATCCCCACGACATCGGCCGGACCTACGACGCCGACGTCATCCGCATCAATTCTCAGAGTGGCAAGGGTGGCATCGGGTTCCTGCTGCAGCAGAACTACGGCTACAATCCGCCGCCCAAGATGCGTGAGGACCTGGGGTACCGCGTCAAGGAAGTCAGCGACCACGAGCATCGCGAGTTGGGTGTCAAGGAAGTGCTGTACGTCTTTGAAAAGACCTACCTCAACCATACCAATCCCTTCAATGTGACGGAAGCGCACTTTGTGCAGAACCCCGATCATACCATCACGGCCAACATTACCGTTTCGGCCAATGGAAAGACCGCCGCGTGCACCGCCACCGGCAATGGTCGTCTGGATGCTGTGGCCACGGCCATTGAGCAGCAGACCGGCATGCACTTTACGCTGGTCCATTACAGCGAACATGCGCTGGATTCCGATACCGATTCCCGTGCCTGCTCCTACGTTGGCCTGAAATGGGCTTCCGGTGAGGAGACCTGGGGCTGCGGTACGCATACCGACATCATTGTAGCTGGTATCCGTGCCCTTGTCAGTGCCATCAACAACAAGTAA
- the leuD gene encoding 3-isopropylmalate dehydratase small subunit gives MNAKGPVFKYGDNIDTDVIIPARYLNTQSAAELASHCMEDIDKTFVTRVKPGDIMVGGENFGCGSSREHAPLAIKAAGISCVIAKSFARIFYRNAINIGLPILECPAASEAISEGDTVSIDFDTGVITDETTGQTFQAAPFPPFIQNIIAKGGLMNSLK, from the coding sequence ATGAACGCCAAAGGACCTGTTTTCAAATACGGCGATAATATTGATACCGACGTCATCATTCCCGCACGCTATCTGAACACCCAGAGCGCTGCAGAGCTGGCCAGCCACTGTATGGAAGATATTGACAAGACCTTTGTCACCCGGGTAAAACCTGGTGATATCATGGTGGGCGGCGAAAACTTCGGCTGCGGTTCCTCCCGGGAACACGCACCGCTGGCCATCAAGGCCGCGGGAATCAGCTGCGTCATCGCCAAGAGCTTTGCCCGGATCTTCTATCGCAACGCCATCAATATCGGTTTGCCGATCCTCGAATGTCCGGCAGCCAGTGAAGCCATCTCGGAGGGGGATACCGTCAGTATCGATTTCGATACCGGCGTCATCACCGACGAAACCACCGGGCAGACCTTCCAGGCGGCACCCTTCCCGCCCTTCATCCAGAATATCATCGCCAAAGGTGGCCTGATGAACAGCCTGAAATAA
- the leuB gene encoding 3-isopropylmalate dehydrogenase, with protein sequence MNKNIALIYGDCSSPEIVTQAVRVLDKIAAKHGHTFTYTRAYMGGEAIDKFGDPLPASELEKCKASDSVLLGAIGGPKWEGMPGDKRPEKGLLRLRAGMGLYANNRPAKIWPQLAAASPLKAEIVAKGIDFIVVRELIGGVYFGEHKTYEENGEKVAVDTMPYAEHEIERIGRIGFETAMKRRKKLTCVDKANVLDTSRLWRAVMHRLAAEYPEVEYSEMFVDNCAMQICKNPAQFDVIVTENMFGDILSDEASEITGSIGMVPSSSLGESSCGLYEPIHGSAPDIAGQDVVNPIACILSAAMMLRYSFDMPAEADEIEAAVNAVLDKGLRTADMMAEGCTQVGCTAMGDAILAEL encoded by the coding sequence ATGAACAAGAATATTGCATTGATTTACGGCGATTGCTCCAGCCCCGAGATCGTCACCCAGGCGGTGCGTGTGCTGGACAAGATCGCTGCCAAACACGGCCATACCTTTACCTATACCCGCGCCTACATGGGCGGGGAGGCCATTGACAAATTCGGGGATCCGCTGCCAGCTTCGGAGCTGGAAAAGTGCAAGGCGTCGGACAGCGTCCTGCTGGGAGCCATCGGCGGCCCCAAGTGGGAGGGCATGCCCGGAGACAAGCGTCCCGAGAAAGGTCTGCTGCGCCTGCGTGCCGGTATGGGACTGTATGCCAACAACCGACCGGCCAAAATCTGGCCGCAGCTGGCGGCGGCCAGCCCTCTGAAAGCGGAGATCGTGGCCAAAGGCATTGATTTTATCGTGGTGCGGGAGCTCATTGGAGGTGTTTACTTCGGCGAACACAAAACCTATGAGGAAAACGGCGAGAAAGTAGCCGTGGACACCATGCCCTATGCGGAACATGAAATTGAGCGCATCGGCCGCATCGGCTTTGAAACGGCGATGAAGCGCCGTAAGAAACTGACCTGTGTGGATAAGGCCAACGTGCTGGATACCAGCCGTCTGTGGCGCGCAGTCATGCATCGGCTGGCCGCCGAATATCCCGAGGTGGAATACAGTGAGATGTTTGTGGACAACTGTGCCATGCAGATCTGCAAAAATCCTGCGCAGTTCGATGTGATCGTGACCGAGAACATGTTCGGCGACATCCTTTCTGATGAAGCCAGTGAGATCACCGGAAGCATCGGCATGGTGCCGTCCTCCTCCCTGGGGGAGAGCAGCTGCGGATTGTATGAGCCCATTCACGGTTCGGCACCCGACATTGCCGGGCAGGATGTGGTCAATCCCATTGCCTGCATTTTGTCGGCGGCCATGATGCTGCGCTACAGTTTTGATATGCCCGCAGAGGCCGATGAGATCGAGGCGGCCGTCAATGCGGTGCTGGACAAAGGGCTGCGTACCGCCGACATGATGGCGGAGGGCTGCACCCAGGTGGGATGCACCGCCATGGGCGACGCGATTCTGGCAGAACTGTAA
- the leuC gene encoding 3-isopropylmalate dehydratase large subunit: MGMTMTQKILAAHCGESTVKAGQLINANLDIVLGNDITTPVAINEFEKAGFDSVFDKTRVNIVLDHFVPNKDIKSATQSKQCREFANKYDILNFYDVGQMGIEHALLPEKGIVTAGDCIIGADSHTCTYGAVGAFSTGVGSTDMAAGMAKGVAWFKVPAAIKVVLNGSLHRPVTGKDVILHLIGEIGVSGALYKSLEFTGDGVKSLTMEDRLCICNMAIEAGAKNGIFPVDEICEAYLKGRSQRPWVKYEADPDAEYERTVIIDLDTLEPTVSYPHLPENTHLAKEGKDIKIDQIVIGSCTNGRIEDMQAAYEILKGKHIAKGVRGIIIPATMAVYKECILRGYTEAFIDAGCIVSTPTCGPCLGGYMGILAAGERCVSTTNRNFVGRMGHVDSEVYLASPATAAASALTGYITDPREV, from the coding sequence ATGGGAATGACCATGACCCAGAAGATCCTGGCCGCTCACTGCGGCGAGAGCACCGTCAAGGCAGGCCAGCTCATCAACGCCAACCTGGACATCGTGCTCGGCAATGATATCACCACGCCTGTGGCCATCAATGAGTTTGAAAAGGCCGGCTTTGATTCTGTTTTTGACAAAACCCGCGTGAACATCGTGCTGGACCACTTTGTCCCCAACAAGGATATCAAGAGCGCCACCCAGTCCAAGCAGTGCCGTGAGTTTGCCAACAAATACGACATTCTCAACTTCTACGACGTGGGCCAGATGGGCATTGAGCATGCTCTTTTGCCTGAAAAGGGCATCGTCACGGCAGGCGACTGCATCATCGGTGCTGACAGCCATACCTGCACCTACGGCGCAGTAGGTGCCTTTTCTACCGGCGTGGGCTCCACCGACATGGCCGCCGGAATGGCCAAGGGCGTGGCCTGGTTCAAAGTCCCTGCCGCCATCAAAGTGGTGCTCAACGGCAGCCTGCATCGCCCGGTCACCGGCAAGGATGTGATCCTGCATCTGATCGGCGAAATCGGCGTATCCGGTGCGCTGTACAAGAGCCTGGAATTCACCGGGGATGGTGTGAAGAGCCTGACCATGGAGGATCGCCTCTGCATCTGCAACATGGCCATCGAAGCGGGTGCCAAGAACGGAATCTTCCCGGTGGACGAGATTTGCGAAGCCTACCTCAAGGGCCGCAGCCAGCGCCCCTGGGTCAAATATGAGGCGGACCCGGATGCCGAGTACGAGCGCACCGTCATCATCGATCTGGATACGCTGGAGCCCACCGTCAGCTATCCTCATCTGCCGGAAAATACCCATCTGGCCAAAGAGGGCAAGGACATCAAGATTGATCAGATCGTCATCGGTTCCTGCACCAACGGCCGTATTGAGGATATGCAGGCCGCCTACGAGATCCTCAAGGGCAAGCATATTGCCAAAGGCGTGCGCGGCATCATCATTCCGGCCACCATGGCGGTCTACAAGGAATGCATCCTCCGTGGATATACCGAAGCCTTCATTGATGCCGGCTGCATCGTTTCCACGCCCACCTGCGGCCCCTGCCTGGGCGGTTATATGGGCATCTTGGCGGCCGGGGAACGCTGCGTTTCCACCACCAACCGCAACTTTGTGGGCCGCATGGGCCATGTGGATTCTGAGGTCTACCTGGCCAGCCCCGCTACGGCGGCAGCCAGCGCATTGACCGGCTACATCACTGATCCCAGGGAGGTTTGA
- a CDS encoding PadR family transcriptional regulator, whose protein sequence is MVMQGSGGEWMFDQSQLRKGTLEGCILKIISREATYGYAIATTLRESGFTDLTEGTLYPLLLRLDRKGLIQAEYRAGHGGPSRKYYTLTDDGRQYLAEFMAAWRETSASIDAILQD, encoded by the coding sequence ATGGTAATGCAAGGTAGTGGAGGTGAGTGGATGTTTGACCAGTCGCAACTTCGCAAAGGCACGCTGGAAGGATGTATTTTAAAAATCATATCCCGGGAAGCCACGTACGGCTATGCCATTGCCACCACCCTGCGGGAAAGCGGTTTCACCGATCTGACGGAAGGCACCCTCTACCCCTTGCTGTTACGTCTGGACCGCAAAGGACTGATCCAGGCCGAATACCGGGCCGGGCATGGCGGTCCCAGCCGCAAATACTACACCCTGACCGACGACGGCCGACAATATCTGGCAGAATTCATGGCAGCCTGGCGGGAGACATCCGCCAGCATCGATGCCATCCTGCAAGATTGA
- a CDS encoding acyltransferase family protein, whose translation MAQQQSASPRRDYIDVLKGLGILLVVFGHFMEQYRLGSHLIGATFVTIYWFHMALFCMCSGLVAHFSLRKLIAQQLWLYLLGQAIMLVFRTFVLQEHFSASGGLLMAFLLPWRHMWYLYALLFWHLTLPALTFLRDRLRLPGAVLGLAVAVGISLWAGTIDWPFTLVRVFAFFPFYAFGVLFRPQIDALDRAASRFWALRVVPALLLLGCYGFHFLQMLQAENPPSDSANIFNDVPYGEGYALSDRALFLLVGIVTSVALVSVMGGARILAPLGRRTLSIYLLHLPILTFLVDLGFYEPARQKPVAIIIAWVVLEALGTLCILYSAPVNRFFNALTNLWYRPRSKRI comes from the coding sequence TTGGCACAGCAACAAAGCGCTTCTCCGCGGCGGGATTATATCGATGTCCTGAAGGGATTGGGAATTCTGCTGGTCGTGTTCGGTCATTTCATGGAGCAGTATCGATTGGGTTCTCATTTGATCGGTGCTACCTTTGTGACCATCTATTGGTTCCATATGGCACTGTTCTGCATGTGCAGCGGCCTGGTGGCGCATTTCAGCCTGCGCAAGCTCATCGCCCAGCAGCTTTGGCTCTATTTGCTGGGGCAGGCCATTATGCTGGTTTTCCGCACTTTTGTGCTGCAGGAACATTTCTCTGCGTCCGGCGGTTTGCTGATGGCGTTTCTGCTTCCATGGCGGCACATGTGGTATCTGTACGCTCTTCTGTTCTGGCATCTGACCTTGCCCGCCCTGACCTTTCTGCGGGACAGACTGCGACTGCCGGGTGCCGTTCTGGGTCTCGCTGTGGCCGTCGGCATCAGCCTGTGGGCGGGGACCATTGACTGGCCGTTCACCTTGGTGCGGGTGTTTGCATTCTTCCCGTTCTATGCGTTCGGTGTCCTGTTCCGTCCGCAGATCGACGCGCTGGATCGTGCGGCCAGTCGGTTCTGGGCCCTTCGGGTAGTGCCCGCCCTTCTGCTGCTGGGTTGTTACGGGTTCCACTTCCTGCAGATGCTGCAGGCCGAGAATCCACCCAGCGACAGTGCAAATATTTTCAATGATGTTCCCTATGGGGAAGGATACGCCTTATCCGACCGCGCCCTGTTCCTGCTGGTGGGTATTGTGACCAGCGTGGCACTGGTATCCGTGATGGGCGGCGCCCGCATTCTGGCACCGCTGGGACGGCGCACGCTGTCGATTTATCTTTTGCACCTGCCCATCCTGACGTTTCTGGTGGATCTGGGGTTCTATGAACCCGCCCGGCAAAAACCTGTTGCCATCATTATCGCCTGGGTCGTGCTGGAGGCACTGGGCACCTTGTGCATTCTTTACAGCGCCCCGGTCAACCGCTTTTTCAATGCCCTGACCAACCTGTGGTACCGGCCTCGTTCCAAACGCATCTAA
- a CDS encoding DUF1700 domain-containing protein, translating to MRKYAYLARLEELLTALPAEERQEALNYYEEYFDAAGNENEEKTAEELGDPSEVARKILEGEGIDLQDVPEETGTPKEELSDPTAPQLGEKVSAAPPAGPEPPKLEEPAQYTTRGTSENPPAQKRGKRRLWIIYWLLIVLALAIQISALLFGLRGFSNRGGDTASVAVSAVPSVEEPEVTPIPTAGTGLAAEGSVTYSGVLDAPGKGTLFVNLTRGNVVFRTGDQASVEVRNVDVGHNVNYGKTVDYGYAFVCDSTDPNTHVTITLPSDAFERLEVHISNSGAIELGELHIRQIDAFTASGPIQSGCLQTEDLNVVTDIGNVWLEKISNGADYQMQNVCIQAPHGYVAANFSAPRNEWKTNITAPDGMVESTVSASSETVAARSLEVVAASTVNLKYGV from the coding sequence ATGAGGAAGTATGCCTATCTGGCCAGGCTGGAAGAACTGCTGACTGCACTGCCTGCCGAGGAACGGCAGGAGGCTTTAAACTATTATGAAGAATACTTTGACGCTGCAGGCAACGAAAACGAGGAAAAGACGGCGGAGGAGCTGGGGGACCCGTCGGAAGTGGCCCGCAAAATTCTGGAAGGGGAAGGCATAGACCTCCAGGATGTGCCGGAGGAAACGGGAACACCGAAGGAGGAACTGTCTGATCCGACAGCTCCACAGTTGGGTGAGAAGGTGTCGGCTGCGCCGCCTGCAGGGCCGGAACCGCCGAAACTGGAGGAGCCTGCGCAGTATACCACCAGAGGAACATCCGAGAATCCACCGGCACAAAAGCGTGGAAAACGCCGGTTGTGGATTATCTACTGGCTGCTCATTGTGCTGGCGTTGGCCATTCAGATCAGTGCTCTTTTATTTGGATTGCGAGGCTTTTCCAACCGGGGTGGGGATACGGCGTCTGTGGCGGTCAGTGCGGTTCCTTCGGTGGAGGAACCAGAAGTGACTCCAATTCCCACGGCCGGCACGGGGCTGGCGGCGGAAGGCTCCGTTACTTACAGTGGTGTTCTGGATGCACCCGGCAAGGGAACGCTGTTTGTTAATCTGACGCGGGGCAATGTGGTCTTCAGGACCGGCGATCAGGCCTCCGTGGAAGTCCGCAACGTGGATGTGGGCCACAATGTCAATTACGGCAAGACGGTGGACTACGGATATGCGTTTGTCTGTGACAGTACCGATCCCAACACCCACGTAACGATCACATTGCCGTCGGATGCCTTTGAGCGGCTGGAAGTACACATCAGCAACAGCGGCGCTATTGAATTAGGAGAACTGCATATACGGCAGATCGATGCTTTTACGGCCAGCGGCCCCATCCAGTCTGGCTGTTTGCAGACGGAGGATTTGAACGTTGTGACGGATATCGGTAACGTCTGGCTTGAGAAGATTTCCAACGGCGCAGACTATCAGATGCAGAATGTATGCATACAGGCTCCTCATGGGTATGTGGCGGCCAATTTCAGCGCCCCTCGCAATGAATGGAAAACCAATATTACAGCCCCCGACGGAATGGTGGAAAGCACGGTATCCGCATCAAGCGAGACGGTGGCAGCACGTTCTCTGGAAGTGGTGGCGGCCAGTACGGTGAACCTGAAATACGGTGTATGA
- a CDS encoding MBOAT family O-acyltransferase — MTITWEQVLAFLSGDQSMTITSLLFIVFFAATALIHYALPRIARPYFLLAASYAFFCYDPANRPLVWVLLSATLITWLCGLVIGRVKNRAVRVIALVAAIAFGIGVLVYYKYWNLLADSLGGSWLARRDNLLAPLGLSYFTFAALSYTIDVYKHRCRVETNPFHYALFVSFFPTLINGPIERYPQLRPQIQKSRRFSYNRCAGGAFRMLWGYTKKMVIADNLSQYVSVVYGDPTQMSGPNLVAATVLFAIQLYMDFSGCCDIALGAARILGYDLIENFQSPFESRSFGEFWRRWHISMTGWFRDYVYFSLGGSRCAPWRHYLNIIIVFLCSGLWHGADWRYLVWGLACGLISAFSVLTARPRRALGRINPLYRAGWFKTLWQILCTNVLFCVTLVFFASALYNADPFAIYSAMLQGWQGLAGSWHQITALLYDSGIDGRLPVVLWFGCFVVFAVEHTGQNISAWIRKQVWPLRWTLYYTAAAAILFFAAFGQSAFIYQQY, encoded by the coding sequence ATGACAATCACCTGGGAACAGGTTCTCGCCTTTCTGAGCGGGGACCAGTCAATGACGATCACCTCGCTGCTGTTTATCGTCTTTTTTGCAGCAACGGCCCTGATCCACTATGCGCTGCCACGCATTGCGCGCCCCTATTTTCTGCTGGCAGCCAGTTACGCATTTTTTTGCTATGATCCGGCCAACCGACCGCTGGTCTGGGTCCTGCTGAGCGCCACACTGATCACCTGGCTGTGCGGCCTTGTCATCGGCCGGGTCAAAAATCGCGCGGTGCGCGTGATTGCGCTGGTGGCCGCCATAGCTTTCGGCATCGGTGTGCTGGTCTACTATAAGTACTGGAACCTTCTGGCGGACAGTCTGGGCGGCAGCTGGCTGGCCCGGCGTGACAATCTGCTGGCCCCGTTGGGTCTCAGCTATTTCACCTTTGCCGCTCTGAGCTACACCATCGATGTCTATAAGCACCGCTGCCGGGTGGAAACCAATCCTTTCCATTATGCACTCTTTGTGAGTTTCTTTCCCACTCTCATCAATGGCCCCATCGAGCGCTATCCCCAGCTGCGGCCCCAGATTCAGAAAAGCCGCCGCTTCAGCTACAACCGCTGCGCCGGCGGCGCCTTCCGGATGCTGTGGGGCTACACCAAAAAAATGGTGATCGCCGATAACCTGAGCCAGTATGTCTCGGTCGTATACGGTGACCCCACCCAGATGAGCGGTCCCAATCTGGTGGCAGCCACCGTCCTGTTTGCCATCCAGCTGTACATGGATTTTTCCGGGTGCTGTGACATCGCCCTCGGTGCCGCGCGTATTCTGGGATACGACCTGATTGAAAACTTCCAGTCTCCCTTTGAATCCCGCAGCTTCGGCGAGTTCTGGCGCCGCTGGCATATCTCCATGACCGGCTGGTTCCGGGACTACGTCTACTTCTCTTTGGGCGGCAGCCGCTGCGCTCCCTGGCGTCACTATTTGAATATCATTATCGTTTTCCTCTGCTCCGGCCTTTGGCACGGTGCCGACTGGCGTTATCTGGTGTGGGGCCTAGCCTGCGGCCTGATCTCCGCCTTCAGTGTCCTGACAGCCCGTCCCCGGCGCGCCCTTGGCCGTATCAACCCGTTGTATCGCGCAGGCTGGTTCAAGACGTTATGGCAGATCCTGTGCACCAACGTGCTGTTCTGCGTTACGCTGGTTTTCTTTGCCAGTGCCCTTTATAATGCGGATCCCTTTGCCATCTACAGCGCCATGCTGCAAGGGTGGCAGGGCTTGGCGGGAAGCTGGCATCAGATCACTGCCCTGCTCTATGATTCCGGCATCGACGGGCGTCTGCCGGTGGTGCTTTGGTTCGGCTGCTTTGTGGTCTTCGCCGTGGAACATACCGGCCAGAACATTTCTGCCTGGATCCGTAAGCAGGTCTGGCCTCTGCGCTGGACGCTGTACTATACGGCGGCCGCCGCCATCCTCTTCTTTGCGGCGTTCGGTCAGTCCGCTTTCATCTATCAGCAATACTAA
- a CDS encoding PglD-related sugar-binding protein, whose amino-acid sequence MTVFPLHSFHRSPLILGKGGFGRQLADWLLEDGWGEPQFLDDNAPGCAGTLRDYADPALLRPGRPAFVALGNNELRVTLLQKLAAAGYDIPVYISDAASVSPSAVLEPGCVILPQAYVGAGTHLGTGCIVNGGAIVDHDALLGRGVHVAPGGIVKAGAEVAAYTKVDSGEIIRSPWEQA is encoded by the coding sequence ATGACTGTCTTTCCGTTGCATTCTTTCCACCGCAGCCCGCTCATTCTGGGCAAAGGAGGCTTCGGCCGTCAGCTGGCCGATTGGCTGTTGGAGGACGGCTGGGGGGAGCCCCAGTTCCTGGATGACAACGCTCCCGGCTGTGCCGGCACCTTGCGGGATTACGCGGACCCTGCCCTGCTCCGGCCCGGTCGTCCGGCGTTTGTGGCCCTGGGCAACAACGAACTGCGGGTAACGCTGCTGCAAAAACTGGCAGCCGCTGGCTACGACATTCCTGTGTATATCAGCGATGCCGCATCGGTCAGTCCCAGCGCTGTGCTGGAACCCGGCTGCGTGATCCTGCCTCAGGCTTATGTTGGAGCCGGCACCCATCTTGGCACCGGCTGCATCGTCAACGGCGGCGCTATCGTAGACCACGATGCCCTTCTTGGCCGGGGTGTTCACGTGGCACCGGGCGGTATCGTCAAGGCCGGCGCCGAAGTGGCTGCCTACACCAAAGTGGATTCCGGAGAAATCATCCGTTCTCCCTGGGAACAGGCATAA